ACACCCATATCCCGCAGCCGCTGCGTGATCCCCAAGCTGCTCCGCAAAGAAGCAATCCGGTCCACGAGCGCCGCGGCGGTCTCCCCGGGTTCCTGCCCGTTTGTTCTCAATCCCATATCTCCGGCAAGCTGAATGTATTTATCGGATGCGGCTGGAAAATTGAAGCGCACCACTTTTTCCAATAAAAGAGAATTGCATTCTCCATGGTTTAAATCTTTGGCCCCACCCAGACTGTGGGCCATGGCATGGACCAGCCCAAGGCTGGCATTGGAAAAGGCCAGACCGGCCATGAGGCTGGCCATCATCATGTTCTCCCTGAAAGTCATGTTGGCCGGTTCCCGGTAGGCTCCTTCCAGATTGTCGGCGACCAGCCGGACAGCCTGCCTGGCGGCCATATCGGTCAACGGGGAAGCGGCCGTAGATACATAGGCCTCGAAAGCGTGGCACAGGGCGTCCATGCCGGTGGCGGCCGTCAGATCCGACGGCACGGTCAATGTCGTTTCGGGATCGACCAGAGCGATATCGGGGATCACCATTTTGCTGATGATCGCAATTTTGCCTCCCCGTTCCGTGTCGGTGATGATGGCGAACTGGGAAACATCGGCCGATGACCCCGCTGTCGTGGGAATGAAGATCAGGGGCGGACCCGGACTGGGGACGGCATCCACACCTTCGAAATCGACCACATCACCCGGATTGCCCACCACGACGCCGATCCCCTTGGCGCAGTCCATGGGGCTGCCGCCACCCACGGCCAGAATCAGGTCGCAGCCCTGGCGGCGGCAGATTTCCGCGCCCGCCATGACCTCATGATCCTTGGGGTTGGGAGAAACCGCACTGAAAACCCGGTAAGCGATGCCGGCATCTTCCAGGCTGGCTTCCACCTTTTCCATCCACCCGGCGGCAATCACCCCCGGATCGGTAACGATCAATACCTTTGACGCACCGAAATTCGCAACATGACGGCCGGCCAGCATTAACGCACCGGGGCCGTACACGATTTCCGGCACCAGGAATTTTCTCAAGCACAAGAGTGTAGACGGATCCATGCAATCAGCTCCCGGATCGAACGTTTCGATTTTCAAACGGCTGTCAACCAGATCCAAAAGACGTTGTGGTTAGGATATCATATAAATTTATTTAAGCTCAATAAATGATTATCATTTGCCAAACACCTGCCGACTTTCATGTCGACCAAAATTTGATCCCTTGACAGTCGGGAAAGAATACTAATTATTTTTTAATTCGGGCATCTACCGCAT
This window of the uncultured Desulfosarcina sp. genome carries:
- the ercA gene encoding alcohol dehydrogenase-like regulatory protein ErcA — encoded protein: MDPSTLLCLRKFLVPEIVYGPGALMLAGRHVANFGASKVLIVTDPGVIAAGWMEKVEASLEDAGIAYRVFSAVSPNPKDHEVMAGAEICRRQGCDLILAVGGGSPMDCAKGIGVVVGNPGDVVDFEGVDAVPSPGPPLIFIPTTAGSSADVSQFAIITDTERGGKIAIISKMVIPDIALVDPETTLTVPSDLTAATGMDALCHAFEAYVSTAASPLTDMAARQAVRLVADNLEGAYREPANMTFRENMMMASLMAGLAFSNASLGLVHAMAHSLGGAKDLNHGECNSLLLEKVVRFNFPAASDKYIQLAGDMGLRTNGQEPGETAAALVDRIASLRSSLGITQRLRDMGVALTELPQLAEFAFQDPCLATNPRQAQSDEIASIFQEIY